A part of Pararoseomonas sp. SCSIO 73927 genomic DNA contains:
- a CDS encoding glycosyl hydrolase family 28-related protein codes for MAEHIRIGDIAPRVQYVADGAQTAFVYPFPVFGAADLAVHVDGLSIGAGYAVSGAGNSEGGLVTFAVAPAAGARVVLRRHLRMERVTDYQPNGVLRASTLNDELDRQMAALQEVREEATGTVRQGPGEAGGRFVLPQRGARANRLLGFDSLGDIATFSRGEATLSAPFPGAIPRTVEDKLSERLSARDFGATGDGVTDDGPALQAAMNAAAASGKFLDIGEGTYRTTLPLTLPGAAAGLSMRGAILYAGAGGEAALTLGDGGNVRNRTKMYLGLRVLRAGLSSWEDERDIGILIRNQDSGLIEVRQAEMFTIGVQTLGVERGFEDTVLHLGRIVDNRYGLDVRTASAAAWNTSVRYYGGHFAHSLATYPDKDRYGVRLSAAPGAYVAHNRHVFDGPAFELQTRDRPIDGIPFLMEVNSRAVVARNVRMEGCDAYVARHTAGAQDHLYEVAWASQAYGVDIDYAATATRVGSVVRCFHQAAAHREATRTLAEVPNLRAAAIRWSATETGFERLACLSTNVSNAPTVLPQFAFPSLEGYVLTDRGVILPGGRGLGFVVDARKCKEFALAVDADDPRMVIQCFGAGGALLTAADGAMVRASGMSLTYVEGPRWWQGNADSNDANLTRLQVIRLAPQVQAAIIGVARVGTDYEVRSMRLACDPSQSPAVLYGTPELPHGARDLKAEAPWDPPSIAAGASASLNVPCTGVRPGDFVQAAFSLSTSGVMFLAQVGAQDVITVTAWNRSGAAIDLNPGTVRVRAVKT; via the coding sequence ATGGCCGAGCACATCCGCATCGGCGACATCGCGCCGCGCGTGCAGTACGTGGCCGATGGCGCGCAGACCGCCTTCGTCTATCCCTTTCCCGTCTTCGGCGCCGCGGATCTCGCGGTGCACGTCGATGGCCTCTCCATCGGCGCCGGCTACGCCGTCTCCGGCGCCGGGAACTCAGAGGGGGGCCTCGTCACCTTCGCCGTGGCGCCGGCGGCCGGCGCCAGGGTGGTGCTGCGGCGCCACCTCAGGATGGAGCGGGTGACGGACTACCAGCCCAATGGCGTGCTGCGGGCGAGCACGCTGAACGACGAGCTGGACCGGCAGATGGCCGCGCTGCAGGAGGTGCGGGAGGAGGCGACCGGTACGGTCCGGCAGGGGCCTGGCGAGGCCGGCGGGCGGTTCGTGCTGCCGCAGCGCGGGGCCCGCGCCAACCGGCTGCTGGGCTTCGACAGCCTCGGCGACATCGCCACCTTCTCCCGCGGCGAGGCGACGCTCTCCGCACCCTTCCCCGGCGCGATCCCGCGCACGGTGGAGGACAAGCTCTCCGAGCGGCTCTCCGCGCGCGATTTCGGCGCGACGGGGGACGGGGTGACGGATGACGGGCCGGCGCTGCAGGCGGCGATGAACGCGGCCGCGGCTTCCGGCAAGTTCCTCGATATCGGGGAGGGGACCTATCGCACCACGCTCCCGCTGACGCTTCCCGGCGCCGCGGCGGGTCTCTCCATGCGCGGCGCCATCCTCTACGCCGGCGCGGGTGGGGAGGCGGCGCTGACTCTGGGCGACGGCGGCAACGTGCGGAACCGCACGAAGATGTATCTCGGCCTGCGCGTGCTGCGCGCCGGCCTCTCCTCCTGGGAGGATGAGCGGGACATCGGCATCCTCATCCGCAACCAGGATTCCGGGCTGATCGAGGTCCGCCAGGCCGAGATGTTCACCATCGGCGTGCAGACCCTGGGCGTGGAGCGCGGCTTCGAGGACACCGTGCTCCATCTCGGCCGCATCGTGGACAACCGCTACGGGCTGGACGTGCGTACGGCGAGCGCGGCGGCCTGGAACACCTCGGTGCGCTACTATGGCGGGCACTTCGCGCACTCCCTGGCCACCTATCCGGACAAGGACCGCTACGGCGTCCGTCTCTCCGCCGCGCCGGGGGCCTATGTCGCGCATAACCGCCACGTCTTCGACGGGCCGGCCTTCGAGCTGCAGACGCGGGACCGGCCGATCGACGGCATCCCCTTCCTGATGGAGGTGAACTCCCGCGCCGTGGTGGCCCGCAACGTCCGGATGGAGGGCTGCGACGCCTACGTCGCCCGCCACACCGCCGGGGCACAGGATCACCTCTACGAGGTGGCCTGGGCCAGCCAGGCCTACGGGGTGGACATCGACTACGCGGCGACCGCGACGCGCGTGGGGAGCGTGGTGCGCTGCTTCCACCAGGCGGCGGCGCACCGGGAGGCCACCCGCACGCTGGCGGAGGTGCCGAACCTGCGCGCGGCGGCCATCCGCTGGAGCGCGACGGAGACGGGCTTCGAGAGGCTGGCCTGCCTTTCCACCAATGTCAGCAACGCGCCGACGGTCCTGCCGCAATTCGCCTTCCCGTCGCTCGAGGGCTACGTGCTGACGGATCGCGGCGTGATCCTGCCGGGCGGGCGCGGCCTCGGCTTCGTGGTCGATGCGCGCAAGTGCAAGGAGTTCGCGCTGGCGGTGGACGCCGACGACCCGCGCATGGTCATCCAGTGCTTCGGCGCGGGGGGCGCGCTGCTCACCGCGGCGGACGGAGCGATGGTGCGGGCCTCCGGCATGTCGCTCACCTACGTGGAGGGGCCGCGGTGGTGGCAGGGCAACGCGGACAGCAACGACGCGAACCTGACGCGGCTGCAGGTGATCCGCCTGGCGCCGCAGGTGCAGGCGGCGATCATCGGCGTGGCGCGCGTGGGGACCGACTACGAGGTGCGGAGCATGCGCCTGGCCTGCGATCCCTCGCAGAGCCCGGCCGTGCTCTACGGCACGCCGGAGCTGCCGCACGGGGCGCGGGACCTGAAGGCGGAGGCGCCGTGGGACCCGCCTTCCATCGCCGCCGGCGCCTCGGCCTCGCTCAACGTGCCCTGCACGGGGGTGCGGCCGGGCGACTTCGTCCAGGCGGCCTTCAGCCTCTCCACCTCCGGCGTCATGTTCCTCGCCCAGGTGGGGGCGCAGGACGTGATCACCGTCACGGCCTGGAACCGCAGCGGCGCGGCGATCGACCTGAACCCCGGCACGGTGCGCGTGCGGGCGGTGAAGACGTGA
- a CDS encoding phage capsid protein — protein sequence MSATIDQAFVKQFQAEVHEAYQRQGSKLRPTVRSKTGIAGASTVFPRVGKGTAAAKARNGVVPVMNLDYSAVECFLQDYYAGEWVDKLDEIKSSVDERAVVANAGAYALGRKTDELIIAALDTATQEAVGTAAGTTDTDGLTKQKVLLAFEALGAADVPDDGNRYAVVGWKQWSQLLQIEEFANSDYIGDADLPWKGMQAKRWLGALWMPHSGLTRSGNLRFCYFYHRTAIGHAVAQDVMTDITWHGDRAAHFVNNMMSQGAVLIDGAGVVRMRAAE from the coding sequence GTGTCCGCCACGATCGACCAGGCTTTCGTGAAGCAGTTTCAGGCCGAGGTGCACGAGGCCTATCAGCGCCAGGGCAGCAAGCTGCGCCCGACCGTGCGCTCCAAGACCGGCATTGCCGGTGCCTCCACCGTCTTCCCCCGCGTCGGGAAGGGCACGGCGGCGGCGAAGGCGCGCAACGGCGTGGTGCCCGTGATGAACCTCGACTACTCCGCGGTGGAGTGCTTCCTGCAGGACTACTACGCCGGCGAGTGGGTGGATAAGCTGGACGAGATCAAGTCCAGCGTGGACGAGCGCGCCGTGGTGGCCAATGCCGGCGCCTACGCGCTGGGGCGCAAGACGGACGAGCTGATCATCGCCGCCCTCGACACCGCGACGCAGGAGGCGGTGGGCACCGCGGCCGGCACGACCGACACGGACGGGCTGACGAAGCAGAAGGTGCTGCTGGCCTTCGAGGCGCTGGGCGCCGCCGACGTGCCGGACGACGGCAACCGTTACGCCGTGGTGGGCTGGAAGCAGTGGAGCCAGCTGCTGCAGATCGAGGAGTTCGCCAATTCCGACTACATCGGCGACGCTGACCTTCCCTGGAAGGGCATGCAGGCGAAGCGCTGGCTCGGCGCGCTGTGGATGCCGCATTCCGGCCTGACGAGGAGCGGCAACCTGCGCTTCTGCTACTTCTACCACCGCACGGCGATTGGCCACGCCGTGGCGCAGGACGTGATGACCGACATCACCTGGCACGGCGACCGCGCTGCGCACTTCGTGAACAACATGATGAGCCAGGGCGCAGTGCTGATCGATGGCGCCGGTGTCGTGCGGATGCGCGCCGCGGAGTAG
- a CDS encoding capsid assembly protein: MSENLLEAEPKHEDGPDETRAQPERAERPEEVPEKFWDAERGALRTEALLKSYRELEKKLSARFSPPAEDAPEDERQRFRRAIGVPETAEEYVVEQRHELVGADPEVNAMLHRAGFTPAQVQVVYDLAAERLLPIVAEAAGQFEAERQRDRLRAEFGGEERYRRTARQIAAWGRANLPEEVVSALSTTADGVIALHRMMEKGEPGLARRGAAPEPMDEAALRKMMRDPRYWRSREPDFVRKVTEGFRRLTGG, translated from the coding sequence ATGAGCGAGAACCTGCTGGAGGCCGAGCCGAAGCACGAGGACGGGCCTGACGAGACGAGGGCGCAGCCCGAGCGGGCCGAGCGGCCGGAGGAGGTGCCGGAGAAGTTCTGGGACGCCGAGCGCGGCGCGCTGCGGACGGAGGCGCTGCTGAAGTCGTACCGCGAGCTGGAGAAGAAGCTCTCCGCCCGCTTCTCGCCGCCGGCCGAGGACGCGCCGGAGGACGAGCGGCAGCGCTTCCGCCGGGCGATCGGCGTGCCGGAGACCGCCGAGGAGTACGTGGTGGAGCAGCGGCACGAGCTGGTGGGGGCCGACCCCGAGGTGAACGCCATGCTGCACCGTGCAGGCTTCACCCCGGCGCAGGTGCAGGTGGTGTACGACCTGGCGGCGGAGCGGCTGCTGCCGATCGTGGCGGAGGCGGCCGGCCAGTTCGAGGCGGAGCGCCAGCGGGACCGGCTGCGGGCCGAGTTCGGCGGGGAGGAGCGGTACCGGCGCACGGCGAGGCAGATCGCGGCCTGGGGGCGTGCCAACCTGCCGGAGGAGGTGGTCTCCGCGCTCTCCACCACGGCGGACGGGGTGATCGCGCTGCACCGCATGATGGAGAAGGGCGAGCCCGGCCTGGCACGCCGCGGCGCGGCGCCGGAACCGATGGACGAGGCGGCGCTGCGGAAGATGATGCGCGACCCCCGCTACTGGCGGAGCCGCGAGCCGGACTTCGTGAGGAAGGTGACGGAGGGCTTCCGGAGGCTCACGGGAGGGTGA
- a CDS encoding portal protein: MTPDEIIARAGRALERRRPWESVWRDCYDHVLSTTPGSGGPALYDGTAADAAEGLAASLLAELTPPWSRWFGLAPVDEAADPGVLERAAEVLQGHLDRSNFALEMHQAFLDLVVAGTGVVLVEEAPPGEPSALRFTAVPLREAVLEEGATGRLDTVFRLVRMTADAMAARYPEASLPAGIFGSDDPEATHPVIEAVWPGRSGPRFAAVLERDGNGTLLASGRFEESPFLAFRWMKAPGETYGRGPVMKALPDIRTANKVVELVLKNASIAATGIWQADDDGVLNPATVRLEPGSIIPKAVGSAGLTPLAAPGSFDVSQLVLADMRARIRSALLADRLSVPQRPGMTATEVLERSAETARLLGATYGRLQAELLTPLVARCLSILRRRGEVPPIPLDGGEARIAYQSPLARVQGRADASNTLLFLQAVAALGPGAAGVVDLPAAARHLARTLSAPGAILVPAPTKMPNQEKAA; the protein is encoded by the coding sequence ATGACGCCCGACGAGATCATCGCGCGCGCCGGGCGCGCCCTGGAGCGGCGGCGCCCGTGGGAGAGCGTGTGGCGGGACTGCTACGACCATGTCCTCTCCACCACCCCGGGCTCGGGCGGGCCGGCGCTGTACGACGGGACGGCGGCGGACGCGGCGGAAGGACTGGCGGCCTCCCTGCTGGCGGAGCTGACGCCGCCCTGGTCGCGCTGGTTCGGGCTGGCGCCCGTGGACGAGGCCGCCGATCCGGGGGTGCTGGAGCGGGCGGCGGAGGTGCTGCAGGGGCATCTGGACCGGTCCAACTTCGCCCTCGAAATGCACCAGGCCTTCCTGGACCTGGTGGTTGCCGGGACGGGGGTGGTGCTGGTGGAGGAGGCCCCGCCGGGCGAGCCCTCCGCCCTGCGCTTCACCGCGGTGCCGCTGCGGGAGGCGGTGCTGGAGGAGGGGGCGACGGGGCGGCTGGACACGGTGTTCCGGCTGGTGCGGATGACGGCGGACGCGATGGCGGCGCGCTACCCGGAGGCGAGCCTGCCGGCCGGGATCTTCGGGTCGGACGACCCGGAGGCGACGCACCCCGTGATCGAGGCGGTGTGGCCCGGGCGGTCCGGGCCGCGCTTCGCGGCGGTGCTGGAGCGGGATGGCAACGGGACTCTGCTGGCGAGCGGGCGGTTCGAGGAGAGCCCTTTCCTGGCCTTCCGCTGGATGAAGGCGCCCGGCGAGACCTACGGCCGCGGCCCCGTGATGAAGGCGCTGCCGGACATCCGCACGGCGAACAAGGTGGTGGAGCTGGTGCTGAAGAACGCCTCCATCGCCGCCACGGGGATCTGGCAGGCCGATGACGACGGGGTGCTGAACCCGGCGACGGTGCGGCTGGAGCCGGGGAGCATCATCCCCAAGGCGGTGGGGTCGGCCGGGCTGACGCCGCTGGCGGCGCCAGGGTCCTTCGACGTGTCGCAGCTTGTGCTGGCGGACATGCGGGCGCGGATCCGTTCCGCCCTGCTGGCGGACCGGCTCTCTGTGCCGCAGCGGCCGGGGATGACGGCGACGGAGGTGCTGGAGCGGAGCGCGGAGACGGCGCGGCTGCTGGGCGCGACCTATGGCCGGCTGCAGGCGGAGCTGCTGACGCCGCTGGTGGCGCGCTGCCTCTCCATCCTCAGGCGGCGCGGGGAGGTGCCGCCGATCCCTCTGGACGGGGGAGAGGCGCGGATCGCCTACCAGTCGCCGCTGGCGCGGGTGCAGGGGCGTGCGGATGCGTCCAACACCCTGCTGTTCCTCCAGGCCGTGGCGGCGCTGGGGCCGGGGGCGGCGGGGGTCGTGGACCTGCCCGCGGCGGCCCGTCACCTAGCCCGCACCCTTTCTGCCCCGGGCGCCATCCTGGTGCCCGCGCCCACCAAGATGCCCAATCAGGAGAAGGCCGCATGA
- a CDS encoding helix-turn-helix transcriptional regulator — MQHSDIWRAIDALAAENGLSASGLARKAGLDPTAFNPSKRIGPDGRARWPSTESVAKVLAATGSGMDAFASLITGNLRAAARPSRRIPLIGLAQAGSSGYFDDGGYPVGGGWDEISLPEVGDPNAYALEISGDSMEPVFRDGDIIIVSPSAPVRRGDRVVVRTKGGEVMAKELLRQSARRVELASLNPAHPNYSFGLEELTWMHRIVWASQ; from the coding sequence ATGCAGCACAGCGACATCTGGCGCGCGATCGACGCGCTGGCGGCGGAGAACGGCCTCTCCGCCTCCGGCCTCGCCCGCAAGGCGGGTCTCGATCCCACAGCCTTCAACCCCTCCAAGCGTATCGGCCCGGACGGCCGCGCCCGCTGGCCCTCCACGGAGAGCGTGGCGAAGGTCCTCGCCGCCACCGGCTCGGGCATGGACGCCTTCGCCAGCCTCATCACCGGCAATCTCCGCGCCGCCGCCCGCCCGAGCCGCCGCATCCCCCTGATCGGCCTCGCCCAGGCCGGCAGCTCCGGCTATTTCGACGATGGCGGCTACCCCGTCGGCGGCGGCTGGGACGAGATCAGCCTGCCGGAGGTCGGCGACCCCAATGCCTACGCCCTGGAGATCAGCGGCGACTCGATGGAGCCGGTCTTCCGGGACGGCGACATCATCATTGTCTCCCCCTCCGCCCCCGTCCGCCGCGGCGACCGCGTGGTGGTCCGCACCAAGGGCGGCGAGGTGATGGCGAAGGAGCTGCTCCGCCAATCCGCCCGCCGCGTGGAGCTCGCCAGTCTCAACCCCGCCCACCCGAACTACAGCTTCGGGCTGGAGGAGCTGACCTGGATGCACCGCATCGTCTGGGCGAGCCAGTAG